A stretch of Channa argus isolate prfri chromosome 16, Channa argus male v1.0, whole genome shotgun sequence DNA encodes these proteins:
- the zdhhc22 gene encoding palmitoyltransferase ZDHHC22 encodes MFTRMLKLRLLNAVAPAYFFTATAVTFILHFCFFVPTIFPNPYTSLKGSTIIHTVVFLFLMFNALGNYMMTIKYPAESTNETVVPVCSPHCSDKVDAHYLLNGRHFCKLCKKVILKRDHHCFFTGNCIGNKNMRYFIMFCIYTSCTCLYSLVLGVAFLTVEYSISFENPLTFLTLLPLSIGYFFMGTISGLQLFVALMLYVWLGIGLVCAGFCCQQVLLVARGQTWCQMQRGELVENRSPWRANLSDVFGTRWIVGLILPVQTVEICSENTDVLKQD; translated from the exons ATGTTCACCaggatgttaaaactgagacttCTCAACGCTGTAGCACCTGCATACTTCTTCACGGCTACAGCAGTCACCTTCATTTTGCACTTCTGCTTCTTCGTCCCAACAATTTTCCCAAACCCGTATACATCACTTAAGGGGTCAACAATTATTCACAcagttgttttccttttcctgaTGTTCAATGCACTAGGGAATTACATGATGACTATCAAATATCCTGCCGAAAGTACCAATGAGACTGTGGTTCCTGTGTGTTCGCCACACTGCTCTGACAAAGTGGATGCTCACTACCTCCTTAACGGTCGACATTTCTGCAAACTGTGTAAGAAAGTCATTCTCAAGAGAGATCACCACTGCTTTTTCACCGGAAACTGTATTGGCAACAAAAACATGCGCTACTTCATCATGTTTTGCATCTATACATCATGTACGTGTTTGTACTCTTTGGTTCTTGGAGTAGCCTTTCTAACAGTGGAGTACTCCATCTCCTTTGAAAACCCACTTACCTTTCTgactcttcttcctctctccattGGTTACTTCTTCATGG GAACAATCTCAGGCCTCCAGCTGTTTGTGGCGCTGATGTTGTATGTGTGGCTGGGCATAGGCCTGGTCTGTGCAGGCTTCTGCTGCCAGCAGGTTCTGCTGGTGGCCCGGGGACAGACCTGGTGTCAGATGCAAAGAGGAGAGCTTGTGGAGAACCGCAGCCCCTGGAGAGCCAACCTTAGTGATGTTTTTGGTACCCGCTGGATTGTTGGCCTTATCCTGCCTGTTCAGACGGTGGAGATTTGCTCTGAAAACACAGACGTACTTAAACAAGACTGA
- the cipca gene encoding CLOCK-interacting pacemaker a encodes MSSLLRPDRHRTPTFTRVTHLATTRLDLERDSGFSDASSEYLSTVDLTDSEDARRNRSIISQDLTGPQVAVMGGSYAGLSPMIIMNNFVLKQSSQIAETEKQWAFPSSLEVMPQSQVVLLQPMVSNTSSSSLKTCSENNKSSKGYVPILKTYTRIAPLPVEMPSKRVGSSRVRGSSASGYDQRQRRHQQSQRLHGSPSPQPALHTSVQPLSNFEAVNIQPQTAESPEQLIDKSLSPLAGTSSLPPLTDDFRTEVECNWIHADKYQDALSMDTNKLKRFSNTYNILNKSGLLGITLRTKQLIKENKHTQSQLQQLQEQTALLLEVMSSGDPQLCTKLHLSLQDTEQSAAKAQKVLMKHMSGHDQQFLD; translated from the exons ATGAGCAGTCTCCTTAGACCCGATAGACACAGGACACCCACATTTACCAGGGTAACGCACCTTGCAACCACCAGGCTTGACCTGGAGAGAGATTCAGGCTTCTCAG ATGCCAGCTCCGAGTACCTCAGTACAGTCGACCTGACTGACTCTGAAGATGCAAGAAGGAACCGGTCGATAATCAGCCAGGACTTGACTGGCCCGCAGGTGGCTGTGATGGGAGGCTCATACGCTGGCCTGTCTCCAATGATCATCATGAATAACTTTGTCTTAAAGCAG TCATCACAGATCgctgaaacagaaaagcagtGGGCCTTTCCTTCATCTTTGGAAGTGATGCCTCAATCACAGGTGGTACTTCTTCAACCTATGGTTTCAAATACCAGCAGCAGTTCTTTAAAGACTTGctcagaaaataataaatcatcaaAAGGCTACGTGCCTATTCTCAAGACATATACAAGAATTGCCCCGCTACCTGTGGAGATGCCCTCTAAAAGGGTGGGATCCTCTAGGGTAAGAGGGAGTTCAGCATCTGGATATGACCAGCGGCAGCGACGGCACCAACAGAGCCAGAGGCTCCACGGCTCCCCCAGTCCACAGCCTGCACTGCACACTTCAGTCCAACCCCTTTCCAACTTTGAAGCAGTAAACATTCAACCACAGACTGCTGAGAGTCCAGAGCAGCTCATTGACAAGTCTCTCTCCCCACTGGCAGGAACCAGCTCTCTGCCTCCCTTAACAGATGATTTCAGGACAGAGGTAGAATGCAATTGGATTCATGCTGACAAATACCAGGATGCCCTCTCAATGGACACCAACAAACTGAAACGTTTCAGCAATACCTACAATATTCTCAATAAGTCTGGTTTACTGGGGATCACATTGCGCACAAAGCAGCTGATCAAGGAAAATAAGCACACACAAagccagctgcagcagcttcaggAGCAAACAGCCCTTCTGCTGGAGGTTATGAGCAGTGGAGACCCACAGCTCTGCACTAAActccatctgtctctgcagGATACGGAGCAGTCCGCAGCGAAAGCTCAGAAAGTCCTGATGAAGCATATGAGTGGACATGATCAGCAGTTCTTagactaa